acccaaatatcCCAacctcttaaactaaaaatagtcgtcGGATGTTTAATACATGTATAATATGCGCATAAatgtgtataatctatgtatatttactaaaaaaaataaacagcAACTCCAACCGGCTATTCATGTAAGggtcttttttatatatatataatcgtgTAACCCCCATTTAATGCCTTACTGGGCCTACATTTATGAGCTCATGAATGAGTACGATCTTCATTTCAATGGCCCAAAACAAGCTTTTAAGCTTTCAAGCCCACATTGGGCCTCAATTGCGCTAACTAATAGGCTAATTTCTTTGATCACTTTCGATTATGGaaaagggatctttacacaaataatcGGTCgggttcattatttattttttctaatcggtatacatagattatagataGTTATTCACATATTATATAGGGTTAGTTAttcacgccgaaatgacctacgggcctccaaatcgacatccggacatgctcctatgtccaaaatcaccatacgaaactgttGGAACTGTTAAagctccattccggagtcgtctacataaaagtcaaactactGTTAGTCCTTTCAACTCaaagctccaacttagggactatatgtcccattccattccgaaactcgcccgaaaccaaaaccaaaaatcgTCGTCAAGTCAAATATccataatacaacatagaggaagcaataattaggggatcagggctaaaatactcaaaacaaccggccggatcattacatcttccccctcttaagaCAAACGTTCGCACTCGAACTAGTACAGAGACATACCCGAagtagtgaaaagatgaggataacggctacacatatcatgctcggtctcccaggtcacctccttgactggttgacccctccactgaaccttcactgaagcaatgttcttcaacCTCAACTTTTGGACCCGACTGTCCAAAATGACCACCGGCTCCTtcacataagacaaatccttgtccaactggactgagctgaaatctaacacatgagacggatcaccgtgatactttcggagaatagaaacatggaatactggacgAGTTGCAGCTAGGCTAGATggcagtgcaagcttgtaggccatctCTCCAATTCTCTCAATAATTATAAAAGGCGTGATATACCTAGGGGTTaatttgcccttctttctgaacctcataacacccttcgtgGGCGAAACCCATAGCAAGATCCtaaaccatgaatgcaacgtcgcgaaccttctgatccgcataactcttatgtctagattgggctgtgcgaacccgatcttgaatcaatttaagctTTTCcgaagcatcttgaaccaagtctgtacccaatagcctagccttacccggATCAAACCAACCTACCAGacacc
This region of Nicotiana tomentosiformis chromosome 4, ASM39032v3, whole genome shotgun sequence genomic DNA includes:
- the LOC138909346 gene encoding uncharacterized protein, with the translated sequence MAYKLALPSSLAATRPVFHVSILRKYHGDPSHVLDFSSVQLDKDLSYVKEPVVILDSRVQKLRLKNIASVKVQWRGQPVKEVTWETEHDMCSRYPHLFTTSGMSLY